The DNA window TTGCGGCAAATGGTACGATCTGGAGCCCACTCCGGGCGGCCACCCCATCGAGAAGATCGATGGAAATAAAGGGCTGCTGGTCGGCGTGTGGGACGCAACCGAAGGCACTTTCTACCCACAGCACCCAATCGGCGAAAAATGGGGCGCGGACCAGATTCCCGCCGGCGCCACTAATCTCTATCTGGGATTCCATGACGGTTTCCAGTGGACCAATAACGACGGTCTGGTGCGCGTCAAGGTTGTGTTCTCCTAACCGCTGCGTCAAACCATAAAATCAGGTTTCTCTAAATCAGCCGCCGGGCGCTAGCCCACGGTTTTTTGGGCAGCACAGCAGCACGGCCGAAATCGCTCACTCTAAGATTGAAGATTGACGTAGCACTAGAGGCCGCCCTGTTTCCTGGTTGGTGCGCATTGTGCGCCAGAAAGGGGAAGGTGTGCGGATCTCTCTCCACCAGCGCGCTGCCGCGGTCGGCAGGCCAATGAAAAAACGCCAGCGAACCTGGTTCGCTGGCGTTGATGGAAAGCCGGGGTAACGCAACACGTTACCAAGGCGGAGGGCACGAGACTCGAACTCGCAACCGGTTACCCGGCACCTCATTTCCAATGAGGCTGCTAGCCATTCGCTTACCCTCCGGTTGTCCCATATCTTAGCAATCGTTCTCCCGCAGGTGAAGCAGGGTAGCGATCACATTCTGCAGCTAAGGCCCGACCATTCCGTCCGGCATGGTCGGCGGCGGCGGACGCCGGGGAAGGCGACGCGCCGGGGGTTTTCTCAGGGACAGATTCGCCCGGGTTTCTTGCCTGCTGGGCGTTTACTGCTGGGAGCTGGTCTGGCGGAACGGGACGCGGCGACCCAGGCTGCTGCGGTTGGCCACTTCGCTTCCTTTAGGGGACTGCGTGGTGCCGGCCAGGTAATTGTCGATTTGGGCCCCGCTGGTGAGCTGGTCGAATTTTTCGGCCATTTTCAGCCGCATTTTCTTTTCGTGGATGTCGCGGTGCAGTTCGGAACGGACTGCTTCAAAGTCGGTCACCACCGGCTGGGTGCGGCCCAGGCAACGCAGGATGATGTGCGTTTCGCCCTGGGAAACAATGCCGGACAGTTCGCCCGGTCGCAGGCGGAAGGCCTCTTCTTCGACGCGGGGCTGGCCGCCGTGCAACTGGATCGGGGGGACTTTGCCGCGATTGTTCTTGGAGATCGGTTCGACCGAGTACTGCTCGGCCAGATCACCAAAGAACTTGTCTGTCGGGTTGTCGCGGGCCAGTTTCCAGACCTTCTGGGCTTCCCGCATGTTTGGCAGGACAATCGCCAGGACTTCGACCCGCTCGCCAAAGTTGGCTTCAAAGCCTTTCTTGAGGTCTTCCTCGGTGATCTGTACTTCTTCGCCGACGATCAGCTTCAAAGCAACGGTCGGCCAAACGGCGTCGCGAACGTAAAGTTCCACGGTGGCGCCTTCGGGCTCGGTCACATGTTTCAGCCAGCCGTCGACATCGGGCGAGCCGTCGGCGGCCTGGTAGCCGAACGTAACGGCCGCCCGGGCGATTTCAGCATCGATCTCTTGCGGCGGAACGGTTTTCCCCTGGCGGGCCAGTTCCTGGACAAGCACTTTGCGGTTGATCTCTCCGTTGAGCACGTCCTGTCCATGGCGTTTGACGCACTCATCGCTGACTTCGCGAATGGTGATTCGCAGTCCGCCCACCTGGGCGGCGACGCCCGGGTACTGGGCCGCCAATTGCGGATCGTTCATCACATTGACCGGCTTGGTTTCTTCCTGCAGGGTGCGGAAAATTTCCGAGGCGGCCACTCGGAGCTTTTTATCACGCAGGTGATCAATGATCCGCTGCTCCGCGTCGCGACGATGTTCGGGCGGAATGTGCGAAGCGGCAATGCGGGCTTCGCAGCGGAAAATCAGGTACTGTCCCTGCAGCGAGACGACCTGCGAGATCTGACCGGGGCTGAGAGCGAACACAGCCTCTTCCACCTCTTTTGCGCCAATGTGGCGGCGAATCGGCGGGATCAAACCCCACGAGGCGGCGCTGTTCGGGTCCTGGGAATACTCTTTGGCGAAGCGGCCGAAATCGTCGGGGCTGGTGGACGCCATCTGGCGAATCTGCTCGGCCTGTTGCGGATCTTTGACGGAGATCATGCGGACTTTGACCCGTTCGCCCAGCTCCGATTCCAGGGTCTGGTTGATCTCTTCCTGGCTGACCACAATGCGGTCGGCGGCCAGCTTTCGCAGGGCCAGCGTCGGCCACACAATATCGCGGCCGTACTGGGCCGGTTCAATGTTCCGTTCGTCGCGGAGCAAGCCCAGGTAACGCTCGGTCGACAGGCCAAACTTCTGGGCCATACGATTGATCTCGGCGTCGACTTCTTCCTGGGTGACGTTGGCGTTGTGTTTCTGGCAGGCGTTCATGATCAGGTAGCGATTCATCATCGCTTCCAGCACATCGTGCCCGTAACGACGCAGGCATTCTTGCGCCAGTTCCTGTCGAGAAATCGGTTCGCCATTAACAATCGCCAGGGTGGTCGGCTGCGTGGCGCTAACCACATCGCCGCCGGGCAGGCGACCTGACCGGGGCGCCGGAGCGGAAGCGGGATGCGTGGCCGGGGCCTGGGCGCTGGCCGTTCCGAGTCGACCGAATTGTCGCACGGCTACACAGGTCGCCGCGATCGCGACGATCCCCAGCGCAAGCGAAGCCCAGCGTTTCCAGCGACGTGGGGAGGGAGCGAATTTGCAAGCGTCCATGCCTGACATGCCGTAGTCTCCGTCGTACTCAAAGAGTTTCAAATCGCAAAATTGCGGCGCAACCTGCGTGCGGGGCAGGCCCCAGCCGACTCCCGAAAAGGCAACAAAAAAGGGCGGCGAATCCTCCGCCAAAAACCGATTTTTTGCTATCCAATCGGGGCGGAAGTTTAAAGGAGGGGGGGAATTCCGTCAAACCCAATCCTGACCGACTTGAGCCAAAATTCTCATTTTTGCGAAAAACTCTTCTCCCTCGCTGATCAGCAGGGCTGCCGGAGTCTCGCCGCACGCTGGATGGCCGGGAGCGGTTCGGCTCAAGAGTTACGGTCGTGACGGTCGAAGGGATGATAGCGGTTCCTCTTTCCTCTTGCGATTGATGATGTTTCGCACCCACTCGCTAGTTTCGATCTGCCTGGTCTGGCTGATGGCCTGGCTGTCTCCCCTGCAGGCTCTGCAGGGGATGCACTTGCTGTGCGCAGACTGCCATGCCAGTGCCTGCGCGCCGGTCTGCGAGCACGAAGCCCATCCGGCTGAGCATTCCCATGCAGGGTCCTGCCATACCGAGCCCTGCCGCGTGAAAGCCAGGACTGTCTGCCGGGCAAAGCGAGTTTGCGAGGGACGTTCGCCGGAGCGGCCTGCCTGCTCGCACCCGACCGCAGACCGTCGGCCGGCCAGCCCGTGTTCCTGTCCGCCGGGTCGCTGCTGCTGCCAGCCTGCCCAGTCGCAGCAGCTTGTCGCGCCGGTCTCCCTGGAAGATGCCGCCGTCATGGTCTGGCGTTTCGCCGACGAAGTAGGAGCGGCAGGTCAAACGAAGCCGGCACAGGCAGCGGGTGGTTGCTCTTCTTCCTTCTCTACGGCGGCGCAGCACTGCGCTGTTTTGTGCCGCTTTCTGGCGTGAGGCACAGGCGGGCCTGTTCCTGGGTCCGTGAAGACGTGGGTCGTCTGATCTGAATCCGCCGGGACACGTTCGAAATCGACGCGTCCGGGTTTTTCTCAGCGATCGTCCCGCCGGTTCGCCATGACGAGGGGATCTGACCGCTAATGATCGCCTGGCATTGGCCACGGCGGTCGCTGGCTTGGATCGCCGCCTGCAGTACCCGTCGGGCGTTTTGCGTTCTCTCAATCTGATCGTGCCTGCGCTGCTGGCGCTGGGGACGTTTTTATAAGGATGGTAGCATGACCTGGACTGTTTTCTGTCGCGCTGGAATCTGGCAGACGTTGCCGGCCGGTTTCTTCGTTTGCCTGCTGGGGTGCCAGACGCTGCACTCCCTGAAGGGGACGGCCGAGCCTCCGCCTGCTTCGCTCGCCCCGTCTTCGCTTGCAGCCGCGCCCGAGATCGCACGCCTGCCGCGCATCGAAGGGGGCGAGGAAGCCATTGTTTCCGCGTTCCCCTCTCGGAACCGACCTTCCGATGACGCGATAGTGCGGCAAGTTGCCTGGCAGCAGCCAGGTGAAGCGGAGGCGGCGCCGGGCGATTTGCCGGTGCTGGAGTCGACCGAGGTGATACCGCGACCCCAGGCGTTGCCTGCTGGCGGACTGACGATCTTGGCGCTGGAAGAAATGGCGATGCGCGGCAACCCGTCGCTGGCCGAGGCCAGGGCCCGCGTCGAAGCGGCTCGCGGCAAATGGGTGCAGGTCGGCCTGCTGCCCAATACCGAGCTCGGCTACTCGGGACAACAGCTGGGCAGTAACGGCCAGGCGGAGCAGAACGGCGTTTATCTGGCGCAAGAGTTCGTCCGCGGCGGGAAACTTCGCCTTAACCGCGAAGTGGTCGCCCAGGAAATCCAGAAGGCCGAACAGGCCTGGGCAACACAGCAGCAACGGGTGCAAACCGATGTCCGGCTGAACGCCTACGCCGTGCTGGTGGCGCAGCGTAGGAACGAGATTGCGGATCGCTTGGCGGAGATTGCCCGGCAATCGGTGGAAACGGCCGAGGCGCTGCAGCAGGCTCAAGAAGTAAGCCAGCTGGACGTGGTCCGCACGCGGGTCGAACTGCAGACGGCGGAATTGCTGCTGAAGAACGCCCGGAATCGCTACACGGCGGCATGGAAGCAGCTGACGGCCGTGCTGGGTTCGCCAGGTTTGCCCCCGCAGCCGCTGCAGGGGAACCTGGAAGAGGTCAACGGCGAGCTGGATCCCGAGCAGGTGCTTGCCCGGTTGATTGCCCAGAGCCCGGAGATGGCGGCCGCCCTGATCGAGGTGCAACGGGCCCGGTGGGCCGTCGATCGAGCCATCGCGGAGCCGTCCCCGAACGTCGACGTCCAGGCGATCGTCCAGCAGGATAACGGCATCGGCGGGACCGACGCGAACCTGCAGGTCTCCCTGCCGATCCCCTGGTTGAACCGGAACCAGGGCGGCATTCGCCAGGCCCATGCCGAAGTCGACGCAGCGGCCCGTGCGGTTGATCGCCTGGAGTTGAGTTTCCAGGAACGACTGGCCAGCGTGTTCCAGCGTTACGCGAGCGCCCGGAACCAGGTGGTGGACTACTCCCGGAAAGGCGGCATCCTGGAGAACGCCGGCGTCGCCCTGCAGTATGTGCGGCAAGGCTACCAGGCCGGTGAAGTGGGGTATCTCGATCTGATCACGGCCCAGCGCACGTACAGCCAAACCAACCTGGCGTACGTAGAAGCCCTGGGCGATCTCTGGGCGGCAAAGATCGAAATCGACGGCCTGCTGCTCAAAGGCAGTTTAGACACGTTGGCGTCGCCGTGATGAAGTAAATCATCCTCGTGATGGCGGACGAAGCACGACGGACGGGCTTCGTCGTTCCTTGCGACGGGCACGCCTGCCCGTCGCGTTGGACGAAGGCGTCGCTCGGCGAGAGACGACTGGCGGTTAACTCGACCCAGCGACGGCGTCGGCATGGTCCGGCACGTTCGGATCAGCTGCGCTGTGTTCGACCAGCTCGACTTCCTCGTGGCTTGCTCCCAGGATTCGGGCGCCTGCTTTGCGGCCGAATCGCCAGAACAGGGCCGGTCGAATGAAGAACTCCAGGATGGTGCTGCTCAGCAGGCCGCCGATAATGACCGTCGCCACCGGGTAAAGAATCTCTTTGCCCGGTTCACCTGCTGACAACGCCAGCGGCGCCAGGCCGATGCCGGAAGTCAGCGCCGTCATCAGCACGGGCGCCAGGCGTTCTTTTCCCGCGCGAATGATCATCGCCTGGGACCAGGTTTCCCCTTCGTACTGCACCAGATGCAGGTAGTGGTTCAGCAACAGGATCCCATTTCGCGAGGCGATCCCTCCGAGCGAAATGAAGCCGACCATAGCGGCGATCGTCAGCGTCTGGCCGGTCAGCACCAGCATGGCGACCGACCCGATAAACGCCATCGGCAATGCGGCCATCACCTGCAGCGCAAAGTTTGCAGAGCGGAACAAGGTGAACAGCACCAGGAATACGCCCAGCATCGCCACGACGAACAGGATGCCGATAATCCGGCTGGCCGATTGCTGGCTTTCAAATTGCCCGCCGTACTCGACGAAGTAGCCGGGCGGCAGCGATTCGATAATCGGTTTCTGGCGTCTTTGAATCTCTTCGACCACATCGACCAGGCCGCGTTCGCTGACGTTGCACTGCACCACGATCCGCCGGCGGACTTTCTCCCGGTTGATCGTGTTCGGTCCGCTGTAGGGATAGATCTTGGCGACCGATGACAGCGGCGTGGTGCCGCCTCCCGGCAGCTCAATCGACAGGCGTTTGAGCGCCTCGATATCTTCCCGATAGCGTTCTTCCATCCGCACCATCAGGTCGAATGTCCGCTGGCCAAGCAGTACTTCAGAGACGACCTCGCCGTTCATGGCAGTCGCTACATATTCGTTCACGGCGACCGGAGTCAGGCCGTACTGCAGCAGTTTGTCGCGATCGAGTTCGATGCGCATCTGCGGGATTTCCACCTGCGGCTCCACCAGCAGATCGGTCACCCCTTCCACGGCCCGCATGGCGGCGGCCATTTCCTGGGCTTTCTGCCGCAGCACGCCCAGGTCGTCGCCGTAGATTTTGATGCCGACCTGGGCCTTCACGCCGGACAGCATATGCGAAATGAGATGGGCCAGCGGCTGCTCGACCGTCGTGACAATGCCCGGGATGTCCTCCATGGCGAGGCGGATCTCGTCGAGAATCTCTTCCCGGTCGCGGTCGACATCGGGATCAAAGCCGATGATCATTTCCGTGATGTTGACGCCTTCGGCATGTTCGTCGAGCTCGGCCCGGCCCGTGCGGCGGGAGAATTCTTCCACCCCTTCGATGCTCTGCAGGCGGGTCATGACCGTTTCGGCGATTTCGTTTGACTTTCGCAGCGAGGTTCCCGGCGGCAGGACCACATTCAGCTGCACCACGCCTTCATTGAACGGCGGCAGGAAGTCTTTCTCCAGACGCACCAGGAACAGAAAGGCGATGACCACTGCCGCACAGCCCGCCACCAGCAACGTGTTGGAAAATCGCAGACTGATACTGATTGCCCCGCCGGCCACCCACTTCAGGAACCGCAGCAGCGGGCCGTCTTTTTCATGCGACATGAACTTTGCGTTCGACAGCAACCAGTAACAAAGCACCGGCGTCAGCGTGAGCGAAACCAGCAGGGAAGCCAGAATCGACACGATATACGCCACTCCCAGCGGGGCGAACAGGCGACCTTCCATCCCCGACAGAGCGAACAGCGGCAGGAACACCAGCACCACGATCATCGTGCCAAACACGATCGAGTTGCGGATCTCGCAGCTGGCCTGGAACACAACCAGCAGCGTGTGTTTCGGTTTGGCGAGCTGCCGGTTCTCTTTCAAACGCCGGAAGATGTTTTCCACATCGACAATCGCGTCGTCGACCAGCTCGCCGATCGCCACCGCCAGGCCGCCCAGCGTCATGGTGTTGATCGACAGGCCAAAGACCGAGAACACAATCGCCGTGACGCCGATCGACAACGGAATGGCGGTCAGCGTGATGAACGTGGTGCGCAGGTTCATCAGGAACAGGAACAGAATGATGACCACCAGAATGCCGCCGTCGCGGAGAGCTTCGACCACGTTCTCGATTGCCCGGTCAATAAACGCCTTTTGCGAGTACAGTTCCGGCTGGATGCGAATATCTTTCGGGAGCGACGGCGCCAGATCCGCGAGCGCTTTCATGATCTCGGCCGTGACCTCGCGGGTGTCGGCGTTGGGCTGTTTGTTGACGGTCAGCACCACGGCCGGGCCGCCGGAAAATTCGCCGTTTTCTGTGCTTTCAAAGGCCGAGCTGTCGCCCCGCTTGGACTGGGCCCCTTCGACCACGCGGGCGACCTGCGACAGCAGGACGGGGCGTCCCTCGCGCATCCGCACAACCACTTTGCCCAGGTCCTCGATCGTTTGCACCCGGCCCAGGGAGCGGACGAGAAACTCGCTTGGGCCTTGTTCATCCAGATAGCCGCCGGTGGCGTTCTCGTTGCTTTCGGCGACGGCTCTTTTTACGTCGTGCAGGGTGATGCCGTAGCGGATCAGGTTGTCGGGATTGACGAGCACCTGGAACTGTTTCCGTTCCCCGCCCATGGTGAACACCTGGGAGACGCCGGGGATGGTCAACAGTCGCTGGCGGACAACCCAGTCGGCCAGCGTGCGGACTTCCATCGGCGAGGTTTTGCCGCTGTTGCTCCACATGCCGATCATGACGA is part of the Lignipirellula cremea genome and encodes:
- a CDS encoding peptidylprolyl isomerase → MDACKFAPSPRRWKRWASLALGIVAIAATCVAVRQFGRLGTASAQAPATHPASAPAPRSGRLPGGDVVSATQPTTLAIVNGEPISRQELAQECLRRYGHDVLEAMMNRYLIMNACQKHNANVTQEEVDAEINRMAQKFGLSTERYLGLLRDERNIEPAQYGRDIVWPTLALRKLAADRIVVSQEEINQTLESELGERVKVRMISVKDPQQAEQIRQMASTSPDDFGRFAKEYSQDPNSAASWGLIPPIRRHIGAKEVEEAVFALSPGQISQVVSLQGQYLIFRCEARIAASHIPPEHRRDAEQRIIDHLRDKKLRVAASEIFRTLQEETKPVNVMNDPQLAAQYPGVAAQVGGLRITIREVSDECVKRHGQDVLNGEINRKVLVQELARQGKTVPPQEIDAEIARAAVTFGYQAADGSPDVDGWLKHVTEPEGATVELYVRDAVWPTVALKLIVGEEVQITEEDLKKGFEANFGERVEVLAIVLPNMREAQKVWKLARDNPTDKFFGDLAEQYSVEPISKNNRGKVPPIQLHGGQPRVEEEAFRLRPGELSGIVSQGETHIILRCLGRTQPVVTDFEAVRSELHRDIHEKKMRLKMAEKFDQLTSGAQIDNYLAGTTQSPKGSEVANRSSLGRRVPFRQTSSQQ
- a CDS encoding TolC family protein, which codes for MTWTVFCRAGIWQTLPAGFFVCLLGCQTLHSLKGTAEPPPASLAPSSLAAAPEIARLPRIEGGEEAIVSAFPSRNRPSDDAIVRQVAWQQPGEAEAAPGDLPVLESTEVIPRPQALPAGGLTILALEEMAMRGNPSLAEARARVEAARGKWVQVGLLPNTELGYSGQQLGSNGQAEQNGVYLAQEFVRGGKLRLNREVVAQEIQKAEQAWATQQQRVQTDVRLNAYAVLVAQRRNEIADRLAEIARQSVETAEALQQAQEVSQLDVVRTRVELQTAELLLKNARNRYTAAWKQLTAVLGSPGLPPQPLQGNLEEVNGELDPEQVLARLIAQSPEMAAALIEVQRARWAVDRAIAEPSPNVDVQAIVQQDNGIGGTDANLQVSLPIPWLNRNQGGIRQAHAEVDAAARAVDRLELSFQERLASVFQRYASARNQVVDYSRKGGILENAGVALQYVRQGYQAGEVGYLDLITAQRTYSQTNLAYVEALGDLWAAKIEIDGLLLKGSLDTLASP
- a CDS encoding efflux RND transporter permease subunit; this encodes MLNAIIQFSLRQRLLVVAFSMFLIGYGTWTAINMDIDVFPNLNRPRVVVMTEAPGMAPEEVEAVITFPLETAINGANGVEAVRSSSGVGISVIYVEFDWGTDIYNDRQIVTERLQLVQEKMPTGVKPQLAPVSSIMGQIVMIGMWSNSGKTSPMEVRTLADWVVRQRLLTIPGVSQVFTMGGERKQFQVLVNPDNLIRYGITLHDVKRAVAESNENATGGYLDEQGPSEFLVRSLGRVQTIEDLGKVVVRMREGRPVLLSQVARVVEGAQSKRGDSSAFESTENGEFSGGPAVVLTVNKQPNADTREVTAEIMKALADLAPSLPKDIRIQPELYSQKAFIDRAIENVVEALRDGGILVVIILFLFLMNLRTTFITLTAIPLSIGVTAIVFSVFGLSINTMTLGGLAVAIGELVDDAIVDVENIFRRLKENRQLAKPKHTLLVVFQASCEIRNSIVFGTMIVVLVFLPLFALSGMEGRLFAPLGVAYIVSILASLLVSLTLTPVLCYWLLSNAKFMSHEKDGPLLRFLKWVAGGAISISLRFSNTLLVAGCAAVVIAFLFLVRLEKDFLPPFNEGVVQLNVVLPPGTSLRKSNEIAETVMTRLQSIEGVEEFSRRTGRAELDEHAEGVNITEMIIGFDPDVDRDREEILDEIRLAMEDIPGIVTTVEQPLAHLISHMLSGVKAQVGIKIYGDDLGVLRQKAQEMAAAMRAVEGVTDLLVEPQVEIPQMRIELDRDKLLQYGLTPVAVNEYVATAMNGEVVSEVLLGQRTFDLMVRMEERYREDIEALKRLSIELPGGGTTPLSSVAKIYPYSGPNTINREKVRRRIVVQCNVSERGLVDVVEEIQRRQKPIIESLPPGYFVEYGGQFESQQSASRIIGILFVVAMLGVFLVLFTLFRSANFALQVMAALPMAFIGSVAMLVLTGQTLTIAAMVGFISLGGIASRNGILLLNHYLHLVQYEGETWSQAMIIRAGKERLAPVLMTALTSGIGLAPLALSAGEPGKEILYPVATVIIGGLLSSTILEFFIRPALFWRFGRKAGARILGASHEEVELVEHSAADPNVPDHADAVAGSS